The sequence TAGGCAGATCGGTAGGGTATCAGACTAGTTGGGATGCAGATGGCACAATGAAAGTAACCTTTAGTGAAAGACTGGCTGCCGGTACGTATGTGGCTATTCTGGTAGCAAAAGATGGATCTTCTTCTTCGCGATTTAAATTTGTGGTGCAGTAAGCTTTTGCTTAATCTTGTAAATAAAATTTCAAAAGGGGGCAGCAAAAAATGTTGCCCCCTTTTGTATTATGATAGTTATGAAATAGCTTTACAAATTATTGTTTTTTAAATCTATTTCTTAAGGTAGCTGGATGGTGCTTGAATTAATGATTCCTTAACTCAGTAATAGAATAAGGCAGCTTTATCTGCAATCAGTAATATAAAGATCTATTTCTTCTCTGATAAGCTTGATGAAATTAGATAATATTGATTCCGAGTTTATTGAATGAAAAAAATCTAAAAAAAATATCTTTAGAATAGAAGAAAAGTATATTCATTTACGTTTGCTCGTATAGAATACTACATGTATTTCTGAGTCAGATTACGCAATTGTTTCACAATGCACTAATCTAGTGTTTAATTACTTGATTTAAAGAATGACCAGCTTTTGTAGAAAAAAAGAATCCTATGGTAATGGTATAGGAGTAAAAATTTTTGTCCTGTGTTGGATGATTGTAAGTGTGATTGCCTTTGCTGCTTGTGAGTCACATTCACAAGAGAAACAAGCCCGACAGGATGCCTTACTAGTGGATAGCGTTTCTTTGTTGTTTAGCCCTGAAGATTCAGCTATAAAAGCCGCACAATTAGATACTTTCTTTCATAATCTGAATCAGAAACATGGATTCAATGGGACTGTTCTGGTCGCTCAATATGGGAAACCCATCTATAAAGGAGCTTTTGGATACAAAAATTTCTCTTCGCATGACACCCTTGCTCTGAATACTCCTTTCCAGTTAGCATCGGTTTCAAAGCAGTTTACTGCTGTTGCCATCATGCAGTTACAGGAAAAGGGCTTGTTGAGTTATGAAGACTCTATACAAAAGTTCTTTCCTGATTTTCCTTATCATGAGATTACCGTTCGATCTATGTTGACTCATCGTTCCGGACTTCCCAATTATATGTACGCCTTTGAAAAGATTATCCGGGATAAAAATAAACCTCTTACCAATGCAGAAGTAATTGACTTATTTATCAAGCATAAGCCTGGAATCTATTATTTGCCTAATAAGAAGTTTAACTACAGTAATACCGGGTATTTTTTACTGGCAGCTATTGTTGAGAAAATCACAGGTGAACGTTTCAAAGAGTATGTAGCAAAACATATTTTTGGACCAGCTGGAATGACTCATAGCTTTATCTTTGATGGTACAGACTCTGCAAAAGTAGCGAAGGCAGCTATCGGATATGTGGGAGGAAGATATATTCGACCTGTTACAGATAATTATTATTTAGAGGGTGTAACAGGTGACAAAGGAGTATATTCGACTGTAGAAGATATGTTTAAATGGGATCAGGCTCTGTATACTGGCAAAATACTTAAAACATGTACCCTTGAAGAAGCCTTTACTCCCAAACACTTTGATGTTAAAACGTATGCAAACTATGGCTTTGGATGGCGTACGTATTATGCGCCAGGTGGAGAACCACTAGTATTTCATGCTGGATGGTGGCATGGTTTTAAATCTTATTTTATGCGTAATCAGCGGGATCACAGCACCATTGTGATTCTGAGTAATAGAGCCTCTAATCATAGCTTGAGCCGGGTAAATGTAGTGCAGGCAATTTTATGGCCTAAAAGAGCCAACTTCTATCTGCATCGGGCTGACACAACCCAGCATACGACCGAATAATATTTTAGAGTGAGATTGAATCTTCTCATCTCACTCTACTTTTCTGCAAAGATTATCCGGCAGCACACATTGTTCCTCCAGCCAGGAAACATCCCAAACCAATCAGACAAAATATTTTTCCAACCTTTCTGCTGGGTTTGGGTATCAATAATATCAAGCCTATAAACAAGATAAAAGCTGCCAGTAGCAGAAAGAAGAAGCCCATACCAGCCATTTCACTGATATGAACCTCGGCAAAAATAAAGGCAGGTAGAATGCTTTTCATATGTGTGAAAAATATATATCGAATCGAAAATACAATCTTTTTTGGCATAGAGAATAATTTATCAA is a genomic window of Xanthocytophaga agilis containing:
- a CDS encoding serine hydrolase domain-containing protein; amino-acid sequence: MTSFCRKKESYGNGIGVKIFVLCWMIVSVIAFAACESHSQEKQARQDALLVDSVSLLFSPEDSAIKAAQLDTFFHNLNQKHGFNGTVLVAQYGKPIYKGAFGYKNFSSHDTLALNTPFQLASVSKQFTAVAIMQLQEKGLLSYEDSIQKFFPDFPYHEITVRSMLTHRSGLPNYMYAFEKIIRDKNKPLTNAEVIDLFIKHKPGIYYLPNKKFNYSNTGYFLLAAIVEKITGERFKEYVAKHIFGPAGMTHSFIFDGTDSAKVAKAAIGYVGGRYIRPVTDNYYLEGVTGDKGVYSTVEDMFKWDQALYTGKILKTCTLEEAFTPKHFDVKTYANYGFGWRTYYAPGGEPLVFHAGWWHGFKSYFMRNQRDHSTIVILSNRASNHSLSRVNVVQAILWPKRANFYLHRADTTQHTTE